One Cicer arietinum cultivar CDC Frontier isolate Library 1 chromosome 8, Cicar.CDCFrontier_v2.0, whole genome shotgun sequence DNA segment encodes these proteins:
- the LOC101503034 gene encoding twinkle homolog protein, chloroplastic/mitochondrial isoform X1: MSSIFVSQNMRFRYHHALIVPFFSMNTQTLSNSTPFSNLKKPLSFLTHRFQPKRTIFTVFCSKKRNSKYPPLPLKTNGYHGASQAKVPKPVYLEENKLEMQFGVLKKKLEVVGIDTEICVPGQYNHLLCPECQGGDAGEKSLSIYVAPDGGSAVWVCFRAKCGWKGSTQAFAGSSSHSTTMNQVVPVKKKREIKEEDLQLEPLCNELVAYFAERLISNETLQRNGVKQRKYDDQIVIAFTYRRNGALISCKYRDINKKFWQEANTEKIFYGLDDIVGKSDVIIVEGEMDKLALEEAGFRNCVSVPDGAPPSVSSKELPPRDQDTKYQYLWNCKDELKQASRIILATDGDPPGQALAEELARRIGKEKCWRVRWPKKGKIDDCKDANEVLMYLGANALKEAIENAELYPIRGLFNFRDYFDEIDAYYHRTLGYEVGLSTGWNNLNGLYNVVPGELTIVTGVPNSGKSEWIDALLCNLNHIAGWKFALCSMENKVREHARKLLEKHVRKPFFNERYAEQVERMSVEEYEQGKRWLNDTFHLIRCEDDALPNVKWVLDLAKAAVLRHGVRGLVIDPYNELDHQRPPNQTETEYVSQMLTLIKRFAQHHGCHVWFVAHPRQLHNWVGSPPNLYDISGSAHFINKCDNGIVIHRNRDPEAGPVDQVQVCIRKVRNKVAGTIGEAVLLYNRVTGEYVDDDSKR; this comes from the exons ATGAGTTCAATCTTCGTTTCACAGAACATGCGTTTTCGTTATCATCACGCTCTAATAGTTCCTTTCTTTTCCATGAACACTCAAACCCTCTCCAATTCCACTCCCTTTTCAAACCTAAAAAAACCCCTCTCTTTTCTTACGCACCGTTTTCAACCTAAAAGAACCATTTTTACCGTTTTCTGTTCCAAAAAACGCAATTCTAAATACCCTCCTTTGCCTCTTAAAACCAACGGCTACCATGGTGCTTCTCAAGCTAAGGTTCCTAAGCCAG TGTATTTGGAGGAGAACAAGTTGGAGATGCAGTTTGGTGTTTTGAAGAAGAAGTTGGAAGTTGTTGGAATTGATACTGAAATTTGTGTTCCTGGCCAATACAATCACTTGCTTTGTCCTGag tgcCAAGGCGGCGACGCAGGAGAAAAGAGCTTATCTATTTACGTTGCACCAGACGG GGGGTCCGCTGTATGGGTGTGTTTTCGTGCAAAGTGTGGTTGGAAAGGCAGCACCCAG GCCTTTGCTGGTAGCAGTTCACATTCTACGACAATGAATCAAGTAGTCCCGGttaagaaaaaaagagaaattaagGAGGAGGACTTGCAACTAGAACCCCTATGTAATGAG CTGGTCGCATATTTTGCCGAGCGCTTGATTTCAAACGAGACTCTGCAGAGAAATGGTGTCAAGCAGAGAAAATATGATGATCAG aTTGTTATTGCATTCACATATCGTCGTAATGGAGCGCTTATTAGTTGCAAGTACCGAGACATCAACAAGAAATTTTGGCAG gaAGCAAACACTGAAAAGATCTTTTATGGATTGGATGACATAGTGGGGAAAAGTGATGTTATCATT GTTGAAGGTGAAATGGATAAGCTGGCGCTGGAAGAAGCTGGCTTCCGCAATTGTGTGAGTGTTCCTGACGGCGCACCTCCATCAGTGTCTTCAAAAGAGCTTCCACCTCGGGATCAG GACACGAAATATCAGTATCTGTGGAATTGCAAAGATGAACTAAAGCAG GCATCCCGGATTATCCTTGCCACTGATGGGGATCCACCTGGTCAAGCCTTGGCAGAAGAGCTTGCACGCCGCATTGGGAAAGAAAA ATGCTGGCGTGTCAGATGGCCTAAAAAAGGGAAGATTGATGATTGCAAAGATGCAAATGAG GTTCTCATGTATTTGGGAGCCAATGCACTGAAGGAAGCGATTGAGAATGCAGAATTATATCCTATACGTGGATTGTTTAACTTCAGAGACTACTTTGATGAGATTGATGCATATTATCATCGAACTTTGGGATATGAAGTTGGTCTCTCAACTGGGTGGAATAATCTGAATGGGTTATACAAT GTTGTACCAGGAGAACTGACCATTGTAACTGGAGTTCCCAATTCAGGGAAGAGTGAGTGGATTGATGCTCTTCTTTGCAATCTTAATCACATCGCTGGCTGGAAATTTGCACTTTGTTCCATGGAGAACAAG GTTAGAGAACATGCTCGGAAGCTTTTGGAGAAACACGTGAGGAAGCCTTTCTTTAATGAACG CTACGCCGAACAAGTTGAACGGATGAGTGTGGAGGAATATGAACAAGGCAAGCGCTGGTTAAATGATACTTTTCATCTCATAAG GTGTGAAGATGATGCTCTTCCAAATGTAAAGTGGGTTCTTGACCTTGCAAAAGCAGCTGTGTTAAGACACGGGGTGCGTGGACTTGTAATTGATCCTTATAATGAACTTGATCATCAGCGACCTCCAAATCA GACTGAAACTGAATATGTGAGCCAGATGCTTACCTTAATCAAACGTTTTGCCCAACATCATGGATGCCATGTTTGGTTTGTAGCACATCCCAGGCAG CTGCACAATTGGGTTGGGAGTCCTCCTAATCTTTATGATATAAGCGGAAGTGCACACTTCATAAATAAGTGTGACAATGGAATTGTTATTCACCGTAATCGGGATCCTGAGGCTGGGCCTGTTGATCAAGTGCAG GTTTGTATTCGAAAGGTACGGAATAAGGTTGCAGGGACAATAGGTGAGGCTGTATTGTTGTATAACAG GGTAACCGGCGAGTATGTGGATGATGATAGCAAGAGATAG
- the LOC101502723 gene encoding syntaxin-81, with product MAKARDRTEDFKDAVRQSARSLGYDEAKLASILASFIIHKPPQRSPFSKAAFKTLESIGELELFLLRHRKDYTDLHRTTEKERDSIEHEVSAFIKTCQEQIDVLKNSINHEEESSKGWLGITTAKANADTIAHKHGVVLILSERLHSVTSQFDQLRAVRFQDAINRAIPRRKLNRVTKKDSTETSKSGDVELSEPDELRSEPLRVQQQLLDDETRALQVELSSLLDTVQETETKMVEMSALNHLMATHVLQQAQQIEHLYDQAVEATKNVELGNKELSQAIQRNSSSRTFLLLFLFVLTFSIIFLDWYS from the exons ATGGCAAAGGCAAGGGACAGAACTGAGGATTTCAAAGATGCCGTACGCCAAAGTGCTCGCTCTTTAGGGTACGATGAG GCTAAATTGGCATCCATTTTGGCATCTTTCATTATTCATAAACCTCCACAAAGGTCTCCTTTCTCCAAAGCTGCATTTAAGACG CTTGAGAGTATTGGAGAATTGGAGCTTTTTTTGTTAAGGCATAGAAAAGACTATACAGATCTGCACCGGACAACTGAAAAGGAGAGAGACAGCATTGAACATGAA GTTAGTGCTTTTATTAAAACTTGCCAGGAACAAATTGATGTTCTTAAGAATAGTATAAATCATGAAGAAGAAAGCTCAAAAGGTTGGCTTGGCATTACAACTGCGAAGGCTAATGCCGACACCATCGCCCACAAACATGGGGTG GTTCTAATTTTAAGTGAGAGACTCCATTCAGTTACATCACAGTTTGATCAGCTCAGAGCTGTACGCTTCCAGGATGCTATTAATAGAGCAATACCACGACGAAAACTTAATCGTGTAACCAAGAAAGATTCTACCGAAACCTCTAAATCAGGTGATGTGGAGCTAAGTGAACCTGATGAGTTGCGCAGTGAGCCTTTAAGAGTCCAGCAGCAACTTTTGGATGATGAAACACGCGCTCTTCAG GTGGAATTGTCTAGTCTTCTAGATACGGTTCAAGAAACTGAAACCAAGATGGTGGAAATGTCTGCATTGAATCACCTGATGGCTACTCATGTTTTGCAACAAGCTCAACAAATTGAGCATCTGTATGACCAG GCTGTTGAAGCTACTAAGAATGTTGAGCTTGGTAACAAAGAACTCTCACAAGCCATTCAAAGGAATAGCAGCAGCAGAACATTTCTTTTACTATTTCTGTTTGTGCTCACCTTTTCCATCATTTTTCTTGATTGGTATAGTTAA
- the LOC101503034 gene encoding twinkle homolog protein, chloroplastic/mitochondrial isoform X2, whose product MSSIFVSQNMRFRYHHALIVPFFSMNTQTLSNSTPFSNLKKPLSFLTHRFQPKRTIFTVFCSKKRNSKYPPLPLKTNGYHGASQAKVPKPVYLEENKLEMQFGVLKKKLEVVGIDTEICVPGQYNHLLCPECQGGDAGEKSLSIYVAPDGGSAVWVCFRAKCGWKGSTQAFAGSSSHSTTMNQVVPVKKKREIKEEDLQLEPLCNELVAYFAERLISNETLQRNGVKQRKYDDQEANTEKIFYGLDDIVGKSDVIIVEGEMDKLALEEAGFRNCVSVPDGAPPSVSSKELPPRDQDTKYQYLWNCKDELKQASRIILATDGDPPGQALAEELARRIGKEKCWRVRWPKKGKIDDCKDANEVLMYLGANALKEAIENAELYPIRGLFNFRDYFDEIDAYYHRTLGYEVGLSTGWNNLNGLYNVVPGELTIVTGVPNSGKSEWIDALLCNLNHIAGWKFALCSMENKVREHARKLLEKHVRKPFFNERYAEQVERMSVEEYEQGKRWLNDTFHLIRCEDDALPNVKWVLDLAKAAVLRHGVRGLVIDPYNELDHQRPPNQTETEYVSQMLTLIKRFAQHHGCHVWFVAHPRQLHNWVGSPPNLYDISGSAHFINKCDNGIVIHRNRDPEAGPVDQVQVCIRKVRNKVAGTIGEAVLLYNRVTGEYVDDDSKR is encoded by the exons ATGAGTTCAATCTTCGTTTCACAGAACATGCGTTTTCGTTATCATCACGCTCTAATAGTTCCTTTCTTTTCCATGAACACTCAAACCCTCTCCAATTCCACTCCCTTTTCAAACCTAAAAAAACCCCTCTCTTTTCTTACGCACCGTTTTCAACCTAAAAGAACCATTTTTACCGTTTTCTGTTCCAAAAAACGCAATTCTAAATACCCTCCTTTGCCTCTTAAAACCAACGGCTACCATGGTGCTTCTCAAGCTAAGGTTCCTAAGCCAG TGTATTTGGAGGAGAACAAGTTGGAGATGCAGTTTGGTGTTTTGAAGAAGAAGTTGGAAGTTGTTGGAATTGATACTGAAATTTGTGTTCCTGGCCAATACAATCACTTGCTTTGTCCTGag tgcCAAGGCGGCGACGCAGGAGAAAAGAGCTTATCTATTTACGTTGCACCAGACGG GGGGTCCGCTGTATGGGTGTGTTTTCGTGCAAAGTGTGGTTGGAAAGGCAGCACCCAG GCCTTTGCTGGTAGCAGTTCACATTCTACGACAATGAATCAAGTAGTCCCGGttaagaaaaaaagagaaattaagGAGGAGGACTTGCAACTAGAACCCCTATGTAATGAG CTGGTCGCATATTTTGCCGAGCGCTTGATTTCAAACGAGACTCTGCAGAGAAATGGTGTCAAGCAGAGAAAATATGATGATCAG gaAGCAAACACTGAAAAGATCTTTTATGGATTGGATGACATAGTGGGGAAAAGTGATGTTATCATT GTTGAAGGTGAAATGGATAAGCTGGCGCTGGAAGAAGCTGGCTTCCGCAATTGTGTGAGTGTTCCTGACGGCGCACCTCCATCAGTGTCTTCAAAAGAGCTTCCACCTCGGGATCAG GACACGAAATATCAGTATCTGTGGAATTGCAAAGATGAACTAAAGCAG GCATCCCGGATTATCCTTGCCACTGATGGGGATCCACCTGGTCAAGCCTTGGCAGAAGAGCTTGCACGCCGCATTGGGAAAGAAAA ATGCTGGCGTGTCAGATGGCCTAAAAAAGGGAAGATTGATGATTGCAAAGATGCAAATGAG GTTCTCATGTATTTGGGAGCCAATGCACTGAAGGAAGCGATTGAGAATGCAGAATTATATCCTATACGTGGATTGTTTAACTTCAGAGACTACTTTGATGAGATTGATGCATATTATCATCGAACTTTGGGATATGAAGTTGGTCTCTCAACTGGGTGGAATAATCTGAATGGGTTATACAAT GTTGTACCAGGAGAACTGACCATTGTAACTGGAGTTCCCAATTCAGGGAAGAGTGAGTGGATTGATGCTCTTCTTTGCAATCTTAATCACATCGCTGGCTGGAAATTTGCACTTTGTTCCATGGAGAACAAG GTTAGAGAACATGCTCGGAAGCTTTTGGAGAAACACGTGAGGAAGCCTTTCTTTAATGAACG CTACGCCGAACAAGTTGAACGGATGAGTGTGGAGGAATATGAACAAGGCAAGCGCTGGTTAAATGATACTTTTCATCTCATAAG GTGTGAAGATGATGCTCTTCCAAATGTAAAGTGGGTTCTTGACCTTGCAAAAGCAGCTGTGTTAAGACACGGGGTGCGTGGACTTGTAATTGATCCTTATAATGAACTTGATCATCAGCGACCTCCAAATCA GACTGAAACTGAATATGTGAGCCAGATGCTTACCTTAATCAAACGTTTTGCCCAACATCATGGATGCCATGTTTGGTTTGTAGCACATCCCAGGCAG CTGCACAATTGGGTTGGGAGTCCTCCTAATCTTTATGATATAAGCGGAAGTGCACACTTCATAAATAAGTGTGACAATGGAATTGTTATTCACCGTAATCGGGATCCTGAGGCTGGGCCTGTTGATCAAGTGCAG GTTTGTATTCGAAAGGTACGGAATAAGGTTGCAGGGACAATAGGTGAGGCTGTATTGTTGTATAACAG GGTAACCGGCGAGTATGTGGATGATGATAGCAAGAGATAG